A window from Sulfuricurvum sp. encodes these proteins:
- the cysE gene encoding serine O-acetyltransferase → MGLFSDIAEDFSNVYKNDPAISSKIELFFNYPGVWAIFWYRIANRFYRKGFRSIARLIMGLNQIITNIDIHPGATIGRRVFIDHGFGVVIGQTTVIEDDVLIYQGVTLGGVSLIAGKRHPTIKSGVVIGAGAKVLGNITVGANSKIGANSVVVREVPDNSTAIGIPAHVIQKGRDKDPFSHNKLPDINKEMFEYLLRRVAVLEHYMVQDNKEILEQDLQLENIYESFIKAMKH, encoded by the coding sequence TTGGGACTTTTTTCAGATATAGCCGAAGATTTTTCGAACGTTTATAAAAATGACCCGGCTATAAGTTCTAAAATTGAACTCTTTTTTAACTATCCGGGCGTATGGGCGATCTTTTGGTACCGTATCGCCAATCGTTTCTATCGAAAAGGGTTCCGCTCCATTGCCCGTCTCATCATGGGGCTTAATCAAATCATTACCAACATTGATATCCATCCGGGTGCGACGATAGGACGACGTGTTTTTATCGACCACGGCTTCGGTGTCGTTATCGGACAAACGACGGTTATCGAAGATGATGTCTTGATCTATCAAGGGGTAACACTCGGCGGTGTCAGCCTCATTGCCGGAAAACGCCATCCGACGATCAAAAGCGGTGTCGTTATCGGTGCCGGAGCTAAAGTACTGGGCAATATCACGGTCGGTGCCAACTCTAAGATCGGAGCGAACTCCGTAGTAGTTCGTGAAGTACCCGACAATAGTACGGCGATAGGGATTCCGGCTCACGTTATCCAAAAAGGGCGGGACAAAGATCCATTCAGCCATAACAAACTTCCCGATATCAATAAAGAGATGTTCGAATACCTACTCCGACGTGTCGCTGTATTGGAACACTATATGGTTCAGGACAATAAAGAGATTTTGGAACAAGACTTACAGCTTGAAAATATCTATGAATCGTTTATCAAGGCAATGAAACATTGA